Proteins from a single region of Candidatus Binatia bacterium:
- the groES1 gene encoding 10 kDa chaperonin has protein sequence MAVRVRPLHDRVIVRRIQEEEKTKGGIIIPDTAKEKPQEGEVVAVGPGRREDGKLIALDVKAGDRVLFGKYAGTEIKLNGEEHLILREDDILGVIER, from the coding sequence ATGGCTGTTCGAGTTCGTCCGCTGCACGACCGAGTGATCGTGCGTCGTATCCAGGAGGAGGAGAAGACCAAGGGCGGGATCATCATCCCGGACACGGCCAAGGAAAAGCCGCAGGAGGGGGAAGTGGTAGCCGTGGGGCCCGGCCGGCGTGAAGACGGAAAGCTCATCGCCCTCGACGTCAAAGCAGGCGACCGGGTGCTCTTCGGAAAGTACGCCGGCACGGAAATCAAGCTCAACGGGGAAGAACACCTCATCCTGAGGGAAGACGACATCCTCGGGGTCATCGAACGCTGA
- a CDS encoding nicotinamidase encodes MQRGDALLLVDVQNDFCPGGALPVEGGHEVVPVLNAWIQKARSAGVPVYASRDWHPRRHVSFRERGGPWPPHCIQDTPGAAFHPELELPPSVVVVSKGVRFDKDQYSAFDETGLESELRREGIRRLWVGGLAQDVCVRATVLDALRAGFEVHLLLAGTRPVDPEAGKKAVEEMKKAGAVIEES; translated from the coding sequence ATGCAACGAGGGGACGCGCTTCTTCTCGTGGATGTCCAGAACGACTTTTGCCCGGGCGGAGCGCTGCCGGTCGAAGGCGGACACGAGGTCGTACCGGTCCTCAACGCGTGGATCCAAAAGGCCCGAAGCGCCGGGGTTCCCGTCTACGCCTCCCGGGACTGGCACCCGAGACGCCACGTGAGCTTCCGGGAACGGGGAGGTCCCTGGCCGCCCCACTGCATCCAGGACACGCCCGGAGCGGCCTTCCATCCCGAGCTCGAGCTGCCGCCTTCGGTCGTCGTGGTGAGCAAAGGCGTGCGATTCGACAAAGACCAGTACTCGGCCTTCGACGAAACCGGCCTCGAAAGCGAGCTCCGTCGCGAGGGAATCCGCCGGCTCTGGGTCGGGGGTCTCGCCCAGGACGTCTGCGTCAGGGCGACCGTCCTCGACGCCCTGCGGGCGGGATTCGAGGTTCACCTGCTTCTCGCCGGGACCAGGCCCGTCGACCCGGAAGCGGGGAAAAAGGCCGTGGAGGAAATGAAAAAGGCCGGGGCGGTCATCGAGGAGTCCTGA
- the rpoE gene encoding RNA polymerase sigma24 factor produces MTGSAADADDVVQETFARALTFRPRKLDRPWLQRVALNLSLDLLRRRKRRAYVGPWLPQPVDTSDEPPAFEPEAGSERSTEGRYELVESLSYAFLLALEVLTPKQRAVLLLRDVFDYSVEQTARALDTTPASVKTLHHRARRAMQGYDEKRCRPTVEARRRARGALERLVSALARRDLRQVEALLSEDVVSLSDGGKHVPAARRPVTGRERVARLWTGLAARQLPSRVEIRILNGMPAAVLRGTNPDPIVLRVEVGGDGKVREIHSILAPEKVATLAPTRKRWWDA; encoded by the coding sequence ATGACGGGCTCGGCTGCCGACGCGGACGACGTCGTGCAGGAAACCTTCGCCCGCGCCCTCACCTTCCGGCCTCGAAAACTCGACCGCCCCTGGCTCCAGCGCGTGGCGCTCAACCTGAGCCTCGACCTGCTCCGCCGGCGCAAGCGGAGAGCGTACGTGGGACCGTGGCTCCCCCAACCCGTCGACACCTCGGACGAACCGCCCGCGTTCGAGCCGGAAGCGGGGTCCGAGCGGAGCACCGAGGGGCGCTACGAACTCGTCGAAAGTCTTTCCTACGCGTTTCTGCTCGCCCTCGAGGTCCTCACCCCCAAGCAACGTGCCGTCCTCCTGCTGCGCGACGTCTTCGACTACTCGGTGGAGCAAACGGCACGCGCTCTCGACACGACTCCGGCCAGCGTGAAAACCCTCCACCACCGCGCACGGCGTGCGATGCAGGGGTACGACGAGAAACGGTGCCGTCCCACGGTCGAGGCGCGAAGGCGCGCGAGAGGAGCCCTCGAGCGACTCGTCTCCGCTCTCGCTCGCAGGGACCTCCGGCAGGTCGAGGCTCTGCTTTCCGAAGACGTGGTCTCGCTCAGCGACGGAGGCAAGCACGTTCCCGCGGCCCGCAGGCCGGTCACCGGCAGGGAGCGAGTGGCAAGGCTCTGGACGGGGCTCGCCGCGCGCCAACTTCCCTCTCGGGTCGAAATCCGGATCCTCAACGGTATGCCCGCGGCCGTCCTCCGGGGGACGAACCCCGACCCCATCGTGCTCCGGGTCGAGGTCGGTGGAGACGGCAAGGTCCGGGAAATTCACTCGATCCTGGCGCCCGAGAAGGTCGCGACGCTCGCTCCGACCCGGAAGCGGTGGTGGGACGCTTGA
- a CDS encoding aminoglycoside phosphotransferase translates to MTAGPSGFGALPSWFEAMRHPAFYPHRPERVDLVQTHASYVFLAGEKVYKVKKPVRFSFLDFSTLELRRHFCEEEVRLNRRLTQDVYRGVVGICRREAGFSLGSADDPGAVEYAVEMRRLPAERMLARLLERGEATPEMLRRLAQKVAAFHEAADCGPEVRAFGSPQSFAASLEEDFAEAARFRGVTVEPRVDDAIRAFFRAALAEFRPWLEERCRTGRVREGHGDLHAEHVCFEDGIQIYDCIEFRRDFRCRDVAAEVAFLAMDLVYHGREDLAETFVAEYAERAGDADVARLWPFFACHRAYIRGKVESLASEEPEVGEEARSRARDSAVLHFRLAYRFTWAYRPVLVVVFGLSGSGKTTLARELARRTGFEHWNSDEVRKELAGLPPNEPSREEDRPWLYGPDMSARTYATLFERARAALGRGRGVILDATFQRRQERGEARALARDFGVPFVAVECRCSEATTYRRLGERVRAGAGPSDADWSVYLRQRSRYEPLTAGEGDADLCVDTERPLPELLARVESALERALARTRSVDA, encoded by the coding sequence ATGACGGCCGGACCTTCGGGCTTCGGAGCGCTGCCTTCCTGGTTCGAGGCCATGCGGCATCCGGCCTTCTACCCCCACCGTCCCGAGCGGGTGGACCTCGTCCAGACCCATGCCTCGTACGTGTTTCTCGCGGGCGAGAAGGTCTACAAGGTGAAAAAACCGGTACGGTTTTCCTTTCTCGATTTTTCCACGCTCGAGCTCCGCCGCCACTTCTGCGAGGAAGAAGTGCGGCTCAACCGGCGCCTCACGCAGGACGTGTACCGGGGAGTCGTGGGGATCTGCCGGCGCGAAGCCGGGTTTTCCCTCGGGAGCGCCGACGATCCGGGAGCGGTCGAGTACGCCGTGGAGATGCGGCGCCTGCCCGCCGAGCGGATGCTCGCCCGACTTCTCGAACGGGGCGAGGCTACTCCGGAAATGCTCCGCCGGCTCGCGCAAAAGGTCGCGGCGTTCCACGAGGCGGCGGACTGCGGGCCCGAGGTTCGCGCGTTCGGAAGTCCGCAGTCCTTCGCCGCTTCCCTGGAGGAGGACTTCGCCGAGGCCGCCCGGTTTCGCGGGGTGACCGTCGAGCCGAGGGTCGACGATGCCATCCGTGCTTTTTTCCGCGCGGCTCTCGCGGAGTTCCGGCCCTGGCTCGAGGAACGGTGCCGCACGGGTCGGGTGAGGGAAGGTCACGGGGACCTCCACGCCGAGCACGTCTGTTTCGAGGACGGGATCCAGATCTACGACTGCATCGAATTCCGGAGGGACTTTCGCTGCCGCGACGTGGCGGCCGAGGTTGCTTTCCTCGCGATGGACCTCGTCTACCACGGGCGCGAGGATCTCGCCGAAACGTTCGTCGCGGAATACGCCGAGCGCGCGGGGGACGCCGACGTCGCGAGACTCTGGCCGTTTTTTGCGTGCCACCGCGCCTACATTCGGGGCAAGGTGGAGAGTCTCGCGAGCGAGGAGCCGGAAGTGGGAGAAGAGGCGAGGTCGAGGGCACGGGATTCCGCCGTCCTGCACTTTCGGCTCGCTTACCGTTTCACCTGGGCTTACCGTCCCGTGCTGGTCGTGGTGTTCGGGCTCAGCGGCTCCGGCAAGACGACGCTCGCCCGGGAGCTCGCGCGTCGCACGGGCTTCGAGCACTGGAATTCCGACGAGGTGCGAAAGGAGCTGGCGGGACTCCCCCCGAACGAGCCGAGCCGGGAAGAGGATCGTCCCTGGCTTTACGGCCCGGACATGAGCGCGCGGACCTACGCCACGCTTTTCGAGCGGGCCAGGGCGGCGCTCGGCCGGGGGAGGGGCGTCATCCTCGACGCGACGTTCCAGCGACGGCAGGAGCGGGGGGAGGCTCGGGCCCTCGCCCGGGACTTCGGGGTTCCCTTCGTGGCCGTGGAGTGCCGGTGTTCGGAGGCGACCACCTACCGCCGCCTGGGGGAGCGGGTGCGGGCCGGGGCGGGACCTTCGGACGCCGACTGGTCCGTGTATTTGCGGCAGCGTTCGCGCTACGAACCTCTGACGGCCGGGGAAGGCGACGCGGACCTGTGCGTCGACACCGAACGGCCGCTTCCCGAGCTTCTCGCGCGGGTCGAAAGCGCCCTCGAACGCGCCCTGGCGCGAACGAGGTCGGTCGATGCCTGA
- a CDS encoding dehydrogenase: MANETTRSVVVAGGGLAGLAVGTLLARRGKKVALFERSERLGGRASSVEKGGHVLNWGPHALYRGGCAARVLRALGAFPAGGVPRVSGAYAFARGRLHTFPGGFLSLLTTGLFGPAEKLEAARILSRISRQGSACREGKSIGEWAEEHVRHPRVRSFVFALVRLATYASDPKQSADAALGQLRLALRENVLYVDGGWQAIVDRLRELALVSGVELRTGMAVRSVERAGASFRVRLGDGSSLSADAVVLAMARREAFRVFPPATAGTEEVPEVRAACLDLALSTLPRPGATFALGIDRPLYFSVHSAFARLAPDGGATIHVARYLSSEERPEAQSIRSELESFADLVQPGWRRAAVERRFLPSMTVSGWLPTPATGSLGGRPGVRVDGVPGLYRCGDWVGPEGLLSDAVFASAEAVAREISGEAPTP, translated from the coding sequence ATGGCAAACGAAACGACCCGTTCCGTCGTCGTCGCCGGAGGAGGCCTGGCAGGGCTCGCCGTGGGTACTCTCCTGGCTCGGCGCGGCAAAAAAGTCGCCCTTTTCGAGAGGTCCGAGCGGCTCGGGGGCCGAGCTTCTTCGGTCGAAAAGGGAGGGCACGTGCTGAACTGGGGGCCTCATGCCCTCTACCGGGGAGGCTGCGCGGCCCGGGTTCTCCGAGCACTCGGCGCCTTTCCGGCCGGTGGGGTTCCCCGGGTCTCGGGAGCCTACGCCTTCGCGCGGGGTCGACTCCATACCTTTCCGGGAGGGTTCCTCTCCCTCCTCACCACCGGGCTTTTCGGCCCGGCGGAAAAGCTCGAAGCGGCGCGCATCCTCTCGCGGATATCTCGGCAGGGCTCCGCGTGCCGGGAGGGGAAAAGCATCGGGGAGTGGGCAGAAGAACACGTCCGCCACCCCCGCGTCCGGTCCTTCGTTTTCGCCCTGGTGCGGCTCGCCACGTACGCGAGCGACCCGAAGCAGAGCGCAGACGCCGCGCTCGGCCAGCTCCGGCTCGCTCTGCGCGAGAACGTTCTCTACGTGGACGGCGGCTGGCAAGCGATCGTGGACCGGCTCCGCGAACTTGCGCTAGTCTCGGGCGTGGAGCTCCGGACCGGCATGGCGGTGCGCAGCGTCGAACGCGCGGGGGCCTCTTTCCGGGTTCGCCTCGGAGACGGCAGCTCCCTTTCCGCCGACGCGGTCGTGCTCGCGATGGCACGAAGGGAAGCGTTCCGGGTCTTCCCCCCTGCGACCGCCGGGACCGAGGAAGTACCCGAAGTGCGCGCAGCGTGCCTCGACCTGGCGCTTTCGACCCTGCCACGACCCGGGGCGACGTTCGCCCTCGGCATCGACCGTCCGCTCTACTTCTCCGTGCACTCCGCGTTCGCCCGTCTCGCACCGGACGGGGGCGCGACGATCCACGTCGCGCGTTATCTCTCCTCCGAGGAAAGACCGGAGGCGCAGAGCATCCGGAGCGAACTCGAAAGCTTCGCCGATCTCGTGCAACCGGGGTGGCGCCGTGCCGCCGTCGAGCGCCGCTTCCTTCCCTCCATGACGGTCTCCGGCTGGCTTCCGACTCCCGCGACCGGTTCCCTCGGGGGTCGCCCCGGCGTTCGCGTCGACGGAGTCCCGGGTCTCTACCGTTGCGGCGACTGGGTGGGACCCGAGGGGCTGCTTTCGGATGCCGTCTTCGCCAGTGCGGAAGCCGTGGCGCGGGAAATCTCGGGAGAAGCCCCGACGCCGTGA
- a CDS encoding deacylase: MSRPERTKVFLAFLATLLWAAGASADSMDSFARVCLATSRGFPLYPLGRAEPPRACVPDWPPARVLGTEVPPGSKVELFLRSSESFAGSSVRVPVVTVRGWHPGPTLCLTAGIHGDELNGIEVVRKFAEELEPEHLAGMVLAVPIVNLHGFQRSSRYLPDRRDLNRYFPGHPLGSSASRIAHALFEGVVRHCDALVDFHSGSFHRTNLPQIRADLRHAAVRRLARGFGCPIVLHNVGREGTLRRAATERGIPAIVYEAGEPMRFQREEIDRGVEGVRRLLGWLGMTDFGGSWSPEPRFYPESHWVRVDMGGILVAEAELGDTVESGTVLGVVTDPIRKERSVVVSPYDGTVIGMTLAPVVIPGYAAFHIGVPDGVVPETAPGAFGSDVGSEGEEERPE; encoded by the coding sequence ATGTCGCGGCCAGAACGCACGAAGGTTTTTCTCGCTTTTCTTGCGACCCTCCTCTGGGCCGCGGGAGCGAGCGCGGATTCGATGGACTCCTTCGCGCGCGTCTGTCTTGCCACGTCGAGGGGGTTCCCTCTGTACCCCCTGGGCCGGGCCGAGCCTCCCCGGGCGTGCGTTCCGGATTGGCCTCCCGCCCGCGTTCTCGGAACCGAAGTGCCCCCGGGCAGCAAGGTGGAGCTCTTCCTCCGCTCGAGCGAGTCCTTTGCCGGTTCTTCGGTGCGGGTCCCCGTGGTCACGGTGCGCGGCTGGCATCCGGGTCCGACCCTGTGCCTCACCGCGGGAATCCACGGGGACGAGCTCAACGGGATCGAGGTCGTGCGAAAATTCGCCGAGGAGCTCGAGCCGGAACATCTCGCCGGGATGGTCCTTGCGGTTCCGATCGTGAACCTCCACGGCTTCCAGCGCAGCTCTCGGTACTTGCCAGACCGGAGGGACCTGAACCGTTACTTTCCCGGCCATCCGCTCGGGAGCTCGGCCTCGCGGATCGCCCATGCTCTCTTCGAGGGTGTGGTCCGTCACTGCGACGCTCTCGTCGATTTCCACAGCGGTTCTTTCCACCGCACGAACCTGCCGCAAATCCGGGCGGACCTGCGGCACGCCGCCGTTCGCAGGCTCGCGCGGGGGTTCGGCTGTCCCATCGTGCTCCACAACGTGGGTCGCGAGGGAACCTTGCGCCGCGCGGCTACGGAACGCGGGATACCCGCGATCGTCTACGAGGCCGGGGAACCGATGCGGTTCCAGCGGGAGGAAATCGACCGGGGCGTCGAGGGAGTGCGCAGGTTGCTCGGCTGGCTCGGCATGACGGACTTCGGGGGAAGCTGGAGCCCCGAGCCGCGCTTTTACCCCGAGTCTCACTGGGTCCGGGTGGACATGGGGGGAATCCTGGTCGCCGAAGCGGAGCTCGGGGACACGGTGGAGAGCGGTACCGTGCTCGGCGTGGTGACGGATCCGATCCGCAAGGAACGTTCGGTCGTCGTGTCGCCCTACGACGGCACGGTCATCGGCATGACCCTGGCGCCGGTCGTGATCCCGGGCTACGCGGCGTTCCACATCGGAGTTCCCGACGGGGTCGTTCCCGAAACCGCACCCGGCGCTTTCGGGAGCGACGTGGGCTCCGAGGGCGAAGAGGAAAGGCCCGAGTGA
- a CDS encoding dehydrogenase: MSNPPKATALVTGASSGIGRAFAERLSRDYHVCLVARSHERLEQVASGIRERGGAAEVLVADLARPEGLERVVSRIEKGQDVELLVNNAGFGTVGPFVELDPSREEEEIRLNVLALVRLTRAALPAMVAKRRGAIVNVSSVAGFLPGPGTATYSATKAFVTSFSESLATELRDTGVRVQVLCPGFTRTEFQKRAGVRAESVPGWLWMSPEEVVDASLAALEKGRTLCVPGAPYRLAVAALPFVPRSWIRAASGRVGKKLVGNS; this comes from the coding sequence ATGTCGAACCCACCGAAGGCGACCGCTCTCGTGACCGGAGCTTCGAGCGGCATCGGCCGCGCGTTCGCCGAGCGCCTCTCGCGCGACTATCACGTGTGCCTGGTCGCACGTTCCCACGAGCGACTCGAACAGGTCGCCTCCGGAATCCGCGAGCGAGGGGGTGCGGCCGAAGTGCTGGTGGCGGACCTTGCACGGCCCGAGGGTCTCGAGCGGGTCGTCTCCCGGATCGAAAAAGGGCAGGACGTGGAGTTGCTCGTCAACAACGCGGGATTCGGCACCGTAGGGCCCTTCGTCGAGCTCGATCCGAGCAGGGAGGAGGAGGAAATTCGGCTCAACGTCCTGGCGCTCGTACGACTCACGCGGGCCGCGTTGCCCGCGATGGTCGCCAAACGCCGAGGAGCGATCGTCAACGTGTCCTCCGTGGCCGGTTTCCTTCCCGGTCCGGGTACGGCGACCTACAGCGCGACGAAGGCATTCGTCACGAGCTTCTCCGAGAGTCTGGCCACCGAGCTCCGGGACACGGGCGTACGGGTGCAGGTGCTCTGTCCCGGTTTCACCCGCACGGAGTTCCAGAAGCGGGCCGGAGTCCGTGCCGAGTCCGTGCCCGGCTGGCTCTGGATGAGCCCCGAAGAAGTCGTCGATGCTTCCCTCGCCGCCCTGGAAAAAGGACGGACCCTCTGCGTCCCGGGGGCTCCCTACCGGCTCGCGGTCGCTGCCCTTCCTTTCGTCCCCCGTTCGTGGATTCGAGCGGCGAGCGGGCGGGTCGGGAAGAAACTCGTCGGGAACTCCTGA
- the ispH gene encoding 4-hydroxy-3-methylbut-2-enyl diphosphate reductase, with product MRTERRILVASPRGFCAGVSYAIEIVDLVLDRFGPPVYVRHEIVHNRHVVEGLRARGARFVEDLSLVPEGSLLVFSAHGVSPAVRREAAERGLRVVDATCPLVTKVHLEALRYAREGYDILLIGHRGHVEVEGTLGHAPERMQLVETVEDVEKVEVRDPDRVAVVTQTTLSVDDTREILEAIRRRFPRVRTPKKDDICYATQNRQTAVKELARRTDLVLVLGSPTSSNANRLVEVARNEGTPARLIEEESDIAESWVESVESVGLTAGASTPELLVQATVKKLRELGFGRVELLETAREHVTFPLPRELREPSPDSRPN from the coding sequence ATGCGCACGGAACGAAGAATTCTCGTCGCCAGCCCGCGTGGTTTCTGCGCGGGTGTATCCTACGCGATCGAAATCGTCGACCTCGTCCTCGACCGCTTCGGCCCCCCGGTCTACGTACGGCACGAAATCGTCCACAACCGCCACGTCGTCGAGGGACTGCGGGCAAGAGGAGCGCGCTTCGTGGAAGACCTCTCGCTGGTGCCCGAAGGAAGCCTCCTGGTCTTCAGCGCCCACGGTGTGTCGCCCGCGGTGCGCCGCGAGGCCGCCGAGCGCGGGCTACGGGTCGTCGACGCGACCTGTCCCCTCGTCACCAAGGTCCACCTCGAGGCCCTGCGCTACGCGCGAGAGGGGTACGACATTCTCCTGATCGGCCATCGGGGGCACGTGGAAGTGGAGGGCACGCTCGGGCACGCCCCCGAGCGCATGCAGCTCGTCGAAACCGTCGAGGACGTGGAAAAGGTCGAGGTACGCGACCCGGACCGGGTCGCCGTGGTCACGCAGACGACCCTTTCCGTCGACGACACGCGAGAGATCCTCGAAGCCATCCGGCGGCGGTTTCCGCGAGTCCGGACCCCGAAAAAGGACGACATTTGCTACGCTACCCAGAACCGCCAGACCGCCGTCAAAGAGCTCGCCCGGCGGACGGACCTCGTTCTGGTGCTGGGCTCGCCGACCTCGAGCAACGCAAATCGGCTCGTCGAAGTCGCCCGCAACGAGGGCACTCCGGCTCGGCTCATCGAGGAGGAATCCGACATAGCGGAGTCGTGGGTCGAGAGCGTCGAGAGCGTGGGCCTGACCGCCGGGGCGTCCACCCCGGAGCTCCTCGTGCAGGCCACCGTGAAAAAGCTGCGGGAGCTCGGGTTCGGCCGGGTCGAGCTCCTCGAAACCGCCCGGGAACACGTCACGTTTCCGCTGCCGCGCGAGCTTCGCGAACCCTCCCCCGACTCCCGCCCGAACTGA
- a CDS encoding aspartate aminotransferase family protein has translation METTDRVFERFSLFVSPFKADVWSSLGVRFVMGRREGSWFWDLEGKRRILDCHGNGGTYNLGHRHPAVVSALRRALEEFDIGNHHFVSAARARLAERLAGCLPGDLQYTVFGVSGGEAVDTAIKVARGFTGRPGIVSAVGGYHGHTGFALAAGDARYREPFGPLAPGFTQVPFGDLEALERAVDRTTAAVLFETVPATLGMRVPTPDFFPRVRDLCDRAGALLIVDEVQTGLGRTGKMWAIEWYDVVPDILVTGKGLSGGLYPITATCLRAPLIEFFRRDPFIHVSTFGGSELGCLVALAMLDVVQAPGFLERVRKLADWYAGELERLRKKHASVLVEVRQLGLFLGLRYRSAEAGPRMTKLCFDEGLFALFAANDPSVQQFLPALTISDDEARFSIEVLDTCLSRLERSPD, from the coding sequence ATGGAAACCACCGATCGGGTCTTCGAACGATTCTCGCTTTTCGTCTCGCCTTTCAAAGCCGACGTGTGGTCTTCCCTCGGAGTGCGCTTCGTCATGGGCCGGCGGGAGGGGAGCTGGTTCTGGGACCTCGAGGGAAAGCGCCGCATCCTCGATTGCCACGGCAACGGGGGGACGTACAACCTCGGCCACCGCCACCCCGCGGTGGTCTCGGCTCTACGTCGAGCGCTCGAGGAATTCGACATCGGAAACCACCACTTCGTCAGCGCTGCCCGGGCCAGGCTGGCGGAGCGGCTCGCGGGCTGCCTGCCGGGCGACCTGCAGTACACGGTGTTCGGCGTGAGCGGCGGAGAAGCCGTCGACACGGCCATCAAGGTGGCCCGGGGTTTCACCGGCCGTCCCGGAATCGTGAGCGCGGTCGGGGGGTATCACGGTCACACCGGCTTCGCTCTCGCGGCGGGCGATGCCCGGTACAGGGAACCGTTCGGGCCCCTCGCGCCCGGGTTCACGCAGGTCCCCTTCGGCGACCTCGAAGCACTGGAAAGGGCGGTCGACCGGACGACGGCAGCGGTCCTGTTCGAAACCGTTCCCGCCACGCTCGGAATGCGCGTCCCGACCCCCGACTTCTTTCCGCGGGTACGCGACCTCTGCGACCGCGCGGGGGCGCTCCTGATCGTCGACGAGGTCCAGACGGGGCTCGGCAGAACCGGGAAGATGTGGGCGATCGAGTGGTACGACGTGGTCCCCGACATCCTGGTGACCGGAAAGGGTCTGAGCGGCGGCCTCTACCCCATCACCGCGACCTGCCTCCGCGCACCGTTGATCGAGTTTTTCCGTCGCGACCCTTTCATCCACGTGAGCACCTTCGGAGGCTCCGAGCTCGGCTGCCTCGTCGCTCTGGCGATGCTCGACGTCGTCCAGGCACCGGGATTTCTCGAGCGAGTCCGGAAGCTCGCGGACTGGTACGCGGGCGAGCTCGAACGGCTCCGGAAAAAACACGCTTCGGTGCTCGTCGAGGTTCGGCAGCTCGGCCTTTTTCTCGGGCTCCGCTACCGGAGCGCCGAAGCCGGCCCGCGCATGACCAAACTCTGCTTCGACGAGGGGCTTTTCGCGCTCTTTGCCGCGAACGACCCTTCCGTCCAGCAATTCTTGCCTGCTTTGACGATTTCCGACGACGAAGCCCGTTTTTCGATCGAAGTGCTCGACACTTGTCTCTCGCGGTTGGAACGAAGCCCGGACTGA
- a CDS encoding putative cytokinin riboside 5'-monophosphate phosphoribohydrolase — translation MSTGEGKQLRSLCVFCGSSSGSASVYREAAERVGRELARRDVRLVYGGGNVGLMGVLADAVLGAGGRVIGVIPKGLVSRELAHRGLTELHVVETLHERKLRMAALADAFLALPGGLGTMDELFEVLTWAQLGYTAKPCGILDVCGYFRPLLEFLEKMVREGFLASEHRALVRSGGEIGPLLETLELLVAKGSPS, via the coding sequence GTGTCCACGGGCGAAGGCAAGCAGCTACGAAGCCTCTGCGTCTTCTGCGGTTCGAGCTCCGGCTCCGCGAGCGTCTACCGCGAGGCGGCGGAACGGGTGGGCCGCGAGCTCGCTCGGCGCGACGTCCGCCTCGTCTACGGAGGCGGGAACGTGGGGCTCATGGGCGTCCTGGCCGACGCCGTGCTCGGCGCGGGAGGGCGGGTGATCGGCGTGATCCCGAAGGGCCTCGTTTCGAGGGAGCTCGCCCACCGGGGGCTCACCGAGCTTCACGTGGTCGAAACCCTCCACGAGCGCAAGCTTCGCATGGCTGCGCTGGCGGACGCGTTTCTCGCCCTGCCGGGAGGCCTCGGAACCATGGACGAGCTCTTCGAAGTGCTCACGTGGGCCCAGCTCGGTTACACGGCGAAGCCGTGCGGGATCCTCGACGTTTGCGGTTATTTCCGGCCTCTGCTCGAATTCCTCGAGAAGATGGTGCGGGAGGGTTTTCTCGCGTCCGAACACCGGGCCCTCGTCCGCAGCGGCGGAGAAATCGGTCCCCTGCTCGAGACGCTCGAGCTTCTGGTCGCGAAAGGAAGTCCGTCTTGA